From Astyanax mexicanus isolate ESR-SI-001 chromosome 13, AstMex3_surface, whole genome shotgun sequence, the proteins below share one genomic window:
- the vgll4a gene encoding transcription cofactor vestigial-like protein 4 isoform X1, producing the protein MLLPRMDLLSHQLMDKMNNNIGRLHYDSYDDDSGDSRMHALSSSVGSSRTGTPVSPVKRKYDDEQVGSSHDYDNEQMTKMSRLLTSHLGAPSNGDSRQEAWNHCHNPFEHASSAISGLHLNHLYPPFPVFAMEQPLALTKNSMDTARSALLSPVGPAERQQNRPSVITCAPASNRTCNLSNCHMSPNTCNSGVTNMKSKPNANTVCDPVIEEHFRRSLGDIYKEPEPASNSVSITGSVDDHFAQALGETWLQIKAKGSGSRSPESSS; encoded by the exons ATGCTTCTCCCGAGAATGGACCTTCTGAGCCACCAACTTATGGATAAAATGAACAACAACATCGGAAGACTTCACTACGACTCGTACGATG ACGACTCGGGGGACTCCAGGATGCACGCTCTGTCCTCTTCAGTGGGAAGCAGCAGGACAGGGACACCTGTTAGTCCAGTTAAAAGAAAGTATGATGATGAACAAGTGGGAAGCAGCCATGACTACGATAACgaacaaatgacaaaaatgagTCGCCTTCTTACGTCTCATCT GGGAGCTCCTTCCAATGGTGACAGCAGGCAAGAGGCTTGGAATCATTGCCACAACCCTTTCGAGCACGCTTCCTCCGCCATCAGCGGCCTCCATTTAAACCACCTGTATCCTCCCTTTCCCGTCTTTGCCATGGAGCAGCCGCTTGCTTTGACCAAAAACAGCATGGACACGGCAAGATCCGCTCTTCTCTCTCCTGTGGGTCCTGCAGAGCGCCAGCAG AATCGTCCGTCTGTGATCACCTGTGCCCCTGCAAGCAACCGCACCTGCAACCTCTCAAACTGCCACATGTCTCCGAACACCTGCAACTCTGGGGTGACCAACATGAAGAGCAAGCCCAACG CTAACACTGTCTGTGACCCTGTGATAGAAGAGCATTTCCGCCGCAGCCTAGGCGACATCTACAAGGAGCCAGAGCCGGCCTCTAACTCCGTGTCCATCACGGGATCAGTGGATGATCACTTTGCTCAGGCGCTGGGCGAGACCTGGCTGCAGATCAAGGCGAAGGGCAGCGGCTCCAGATCTCCTGAGTCGTCTTCATAA
- the vgll4a gene encoding transcription cofactor vestigial-like protein 4 isoform X3 has translation MLLPRMDLLSHQLMDKMNNNIGRLHYDSYDDDSGDSRMHALSSSVGSSRTGTPVSPVKRKYDDEQVGSSHDYDNEQMTKMSRLLTSHLGAPSNGDSRQEAWNHCHNPFEHASSAISGLHLNHLYPPFPVFAMEQPLALTKNSMDTARSALLSPVGPAERQQNRPSVITCAPASNRTCNLSNCHMSPNTCNSGVTNMKSKPNEHFRRSLGDIYKEPEPASNSVSITGSVDDHFAQALGETWLQIKAKGSGSRSPESSS, from the exons ATGCTTCTCCCGAGAATGGACCTTCTGAGCCACCAACTTATGGATAAAATGAACAACAACATCGGAAGACTTCACTACGACTCGTACGATG ACGACTCGGGGGACTCCAGGATGCACGCTCTGTCCTCTTCAGTGGGAAGCAGCAGGACAGGGACACCTGTTAGTCCAGTTAAAAGAAAGTATGATGATGAACAAGTGGGAAGCAGCCATGACTACGATAACgaacaaatgacaaaaatgagTCGCCTTCTTACGTCTCATCT GGGAGCTCCTTCCAATGGTGACAGCAGGCAAGAGGCTTGGAATCATTGCCACAACCCTTTCGAGCACGCTTCCTCCGCCATCAGCGGCCTCCATTTAAACCACCTGTATCCTCCCTTTCCCGTCTTTGCCATGGAGCAGCCGCTTGCTTTGACCAAAAACAGCATGGACACGGCAAGATCCGCTCTTCTCTCTCCTGTGGGTCCTGCAGAGCGCCAGCAG AATCGTCCGTCTGTGATCACCTGTGCCCCTGCAAGCAACCGCACCTGCAACCTCTCAAACTGCCACATGTCTCCGAACACCTGCAACTCTGGGGTGACCAACATGAAGAGCAAGCCCAACG AGCATTTCCGCCGCAGCCTAGGCGACATCTACAAGGAGCCAGAGCCGGCCTCTAACTCCGTGTCCATCACGGGATCAGTGGATGATCACTTTGCTCAGGCGCTGGGCGAGACCTGGCTGCAGATCAAGGCGAAGGGCAGCGGCTCCAGATCTCCTGAGTCGTCTTCATAA
- the vgll4a gene encoding transcription cofactor vestigial-like protein 4 isoform X2, whose translation MLLPRMDLLSHQLMDKMNNNIGRLHYDSYDDDSGDSRMHALSSSVGSSRTGTPVSPVKRKYDDEQVGSSHDYDNEQMTKMSRLLTSHLGAPSNGDSRQEAWNHCHNPFEHASSAISGLHLNHLYPPFPVFAMEQPLALTKNSMDTARSALLSPVGPAERQQNRPSVITCAPASNRTCNLSNCHMSPNTCNSGVTNMKSKPNEEHFRRSLGDIYKEPEPASNSVSITGSVDDHFAQALGETWLQIKAKGSGSRSPESSS comes from the exons ATGCTTCTCCCGAGAATGGACCTTCTGAGCCACCAACTTATGGATAAAATGAACAACAACATCGGAAGACTTCACTACGACTCGTACGATG ACGACTCGGGGGACTCCAGGATGCACGCTCTGTCCTCTTCAGTGGGAAGCAGCAGGACAGGGACACCTGTTAGTCCAGTTAAAAGAAAGTATGATGATGAACAAGTGGGAAGCAGCCATGACTACGATAACgaacaaatgacaaaaatgagTCGCCTTCTTACGTCTCATCT GGGAGCTCCTTCCAATGGTGACAGCAGGCAAGAGGCTTGGAATCATTGCCACAACCCTTTCGAGCACGCTTCCTCCGCCATCAGCGGCCTCCATTTAAACCACCTGTATCCTCCCTTTCCCGTCTTTGCCATGGAGCAGCCGCTTGCTTTGACCAAAAACAGCATGGACACGGCAAGATCCGCTCTTCTCTCTCCTGTGGGTCCTGCAGAGCGCCAGCAG AATCGTCCGTCTGTGATCACCTGTGCCCCTGCAAGCAACCGCACCTGCAACCTCTCAAACTGCCACATGTCTCCGAACACCTGCAACTCTGGGGTGACCAACATGAAGAGCAAGCCCAACG AAGAGCATTTCCGCCGCAGCCTAGGCGACATCTACAAGGAGCCAGAGCCGGCCTCTAACTCCGTGTCCATCACGGGATCAGTGGATGATCACTTTGCTCAGGCGCTGGGCGAGACCTGGCTGCAGATCAAGGCGAAGGGCAGCGGCTCCAGATCTCCTGAGTCGTCTTCATAA